The Clostridium chauvoei genome has a window encoding:
- the fliM gene encoding flagellar motor switch protein FliM, with product MAEVLSQNEIDALLSALSKGDVAPEELVDTDDKQKVKKYDFRSPQKFSKDHIRTLEMVHDSFARIVGNYLSGQLRKNVKVEIKSVEQITYEEFIHSIPNPTIITVFRMPPLQGNILLEMNPQFSFQILDILLGGTGDRKKYSKDFSEIDKNILSQITSDMIKNLVLAWDGVLDVKPEFEGLETNPSANQTLAPNEPVALLTFAVELGRGTTYMNLCIPYLSVEKVLDKLIVQYWFRTDETELIEESKEKLKEGLKPVEVSMYAEIGNTEVTVDDFLNLVTGDVLVLNSKFDDPIKVYVEDQECFIAKPGIVGKNIGVELLDILDKDVNEYE from the coding sequence ATGGCAGAAGTTTTATCACAAAACGAAATAGACGCCTTATTATCTGCCTTATCTAAAGGGGATGTTGCACCTGAGGAGTTGGTTGACACAGATGATAAGCAAAAGGTGAAAAAATATGATTTTAGAAGCCCTCAAAAGTTTTCAAAAGATCATATAAGAACATTAGAAATGGTACATGATAGCTTTGCTAGAATTGTAGGAAATTATCTATCAGGTCAATTAAGAAAGAATGTAAAGGTAGAAATAAAAAGTGTCGAACAAATAACCTATGAAGAATTTATACATTCAATACCTAATCCTACAATAATAACTGTTTTTAGAATGCCACCATTACAAGGAAATATACTTCTAGAAATGAACCCTCAGTTCTCTTTCCAAATTCTTGATATACTTTTAGGCGGAACAGGGGATAGGAAGAAATATTCTAAAGATTTTTCTGAAATAGATAAAAACATATTATCTCAAATCACATCTGATATGATTAAAAACTTAGTTTTGGCTTGGGATGGAGTATTAGATGTTAAACCAGAGTTTGAAGGATTAGAAACGAATCCATCAGCGAATCAAACTTTAGCACCAAATGAACCAGTAGCTCTTTTAACTTTCGCAGTTGAACTTGGTAGAGGTACTACATATATGAATTTATGTATTCCATATCTAAGTGTAGAAAAGGTGTTAGATAAATTGATAGTACAATATTGGTTTAGAACAGATGAAACAGAATTAATAGAAGAATCTAAGGAAAAGCTAAAAGAAGGATTAAAGCCTGTTGAAGTATCTATGTATGCTGAAATTGGAAATACAGAAGTAACAGTAGATGATTTTTTAAATCTAGTAACTGGCGATGTTTTAGTATTAAATTCGAAGTTTGATGATCCTATTAAGGTTTATGTAGAAGATCAAGAATGCTTTATAGCTAAACCAGGGATTGTTGGAAAAAACATAGGCGTAGAGCTTTTGGATATTTTAGATAAGGATGTGAATGAGTATGAGTAA
- a CDS encoding chemotaxis protein CheW yields the protein MEEMKILIFNLQNEFYATDISEIERILGAEKTTKLPDSPKFLEGVIDYEEGILPVISLIKRFTNNTEYCSESSDRKIIVVKKKFGKIGILVDNVSEVLSIGTDEISNPKAVSSLVSKEYMRGFIRKNDNIIIMLDLDKILSTEEEAILFQG from the coding sequence ATGGAGGAAATGAAAATACTTATATTTAATTTACAGAATGAATTTTATGCAACTGATATTAGTGAAATCGAAAGAATCTTAGGTGCAGAAAAGACAACTAAATTACCAGATTCACCTAAATTTTTAGAAGGTGTAATTGATTATGAAGAAGGTATATTACCAGTAATAAGCTTAATTAAAAGATTTACTAATAATACAGAGTATTGTAGTGAGTCATCAGATAGAAAGATAATTGTTGTTAAAAAGAAATTTGGAAAGATTGGAATATTAGTAGATAATGTTAGTGAAGTTTTAAGTATAGGTACAGATGAAATAAGTAATCCTAAAGCAGTTTCCTCATTAGTTTCTAAAGAATACATGAGAGGATTTATAAGGAAGAATGACAATATAATAATTATGTTAGATTTAGATAAAATACTATCAACAGAAGAGGAAGCGATTTTGTTTCAGGGGTGA
- a CDS encoding DUF342 domain-containing protein yields the protein MKMKAEENYMFLYENVNGSVEIQNGKFIVIDPLGEGEFAKIIPTSNGELYINNKLITDSVKVKSTDKIEFKGKEEEGETLIEIKTNKDKTEAHLTVTYIPGNTYKLIDAEESNLISLETKKIQGKLPKKVSKLEILQELKNNKIIYGINKDILNSIEENDEIQDLIIAEGIKPIDPQDDKLEIYFNRKEEKDIDSLKNIDYKNLNYVTSIKAGEILAEIIKGEEGKDGIDVFGKTILKKPKNKFKYKIGEGCALKDRNIIAIKNGRPNIARNIITVQSIYVVDKDIDISTGNIDFAGAIEVRGKVTEGMEVKAAKGVHLCEGVFSAKVEAKGESTILGNIVNSKIKVGSTDLLKESRITSLTDLAESLNAIIANLKFLKEKNLVNKNATDGLLIKTLIDTKYKVVNRQCISVISSTINDEDGNSKVISLIKSKLIGLAPTKIVNYSELKPIVDEALKEIDKLKENLSIPVDLKIEYAQESTIEASGDIFITGKGIFASNINSLNNIEFLHGNAICRGGHIKAKNIIKSKVIGSEAGFATKLEVDSKGHIYADVAYQNTVFIVGNRRYVLDKPSKNIHAYLNKNGEIEIEKFLL from the coding sequence ATGAAAATGAAGGCTGAAGAAAATTATATGTTTCTTTATGAAAACGTTAATGGAAGTGTAGAAATACAAAATGGAAAATTTATTGTTATTGATCCTTTGGGTGAAGGTGAATTTGCAAAAATAATACCAACAAGTAATGGGGAACTATATATAAATAATAAACTTATAACTGATAGTGTGAAGGTTAAAAGCACTGATAAAATAGAATTTAAAGGGAAAGAGGAAGAAGGAGAAACTCTTATAGAGATTAAAACTAATAAAGATAAGACCGAAGCACATTTAACTGTAACTTATATCCCAGGAAATACATATAAGTTAATTGATGCAGAGGAAAGTAATTTAATTAGCTTAGAAACTAAAAAAATACAAGGAAAGCTTCCAAAGAAAGTTTCAAAGTTAGAAATTTTACAAGAGTTAAAAAATAATAAAATTATTTATGGTATAAACAAAGATATTTTAAACTCAATAGAAGAAAATGATGAAATTCAAGATTTAATTATTGCTGAAGGGATAAAACCTATAGATCCACAAGACGATAAATTAGAAATATATTTTAATAGAAAAGAAGAGAAAGATATAGACTCTTTAAAAAATATAGATTATAAAAATTTAAATTATGTAACAAGTATTAAAGCTGGAGAAATTTTGGCCGAAATTATAAAAGGAGAAGAAGGTAAGGATGGTATAGATGTTTTTGGAAAGACCATATTAAAGAAGCCGAAAAATAAGTTTAAATATAAAATTGGAGAAGGCTGTGCGTTAAAAGATAGGAATATAATTGCAATTAAAAACGGAAGACCCAATATAGCTAGAAATATTATAACTGTTCAATCTATATATGTAGTTGATAAAGATATCGATATTTCTACTGGAAATATCGATTTTGCTGGAGCTATAGAAGTAAGAGGAAAAGTTACGGAAGGTATGGAAGTTAAAGCTGCAAAAGGAGTGCATTTATGTGAAGGTGTATTTTCAGCTAAAGTAGAGGCTAAAGGAGAAAGTACTATTTTAGGTAATATTGTTAATTCTAAAATTAAAGTAGGAAGTACAGATTTACTAAAAGAGTCAAGAATAACTTCTTTAACTGACTTAGCAGAAAGTTTAAATGCTATAATAGCTAATTTAAAGTTTCTAAAAGAAAAAAACCTTGTAAATAAAAATGCAACTGATGGATTGTTAATTAAAACGTTAATAGATACTAAATATAAAGTAGTTAATAGACAATGCATTAGTGTTATATCCAGCACAATAAACGATGAAGATGGAAATTCTAAAGTAATATCTCTTATAAAATCAAAATTAATAGGACTTGCACCTACTAAAATAGTTAATTATAGTGAACTAAAACCAATAGTAGATGAAGCATTAAAAGAGATAGACAAGCTTAAAGAAAACTTAAGCATACCAGTAGATTTAAAGATAGAGTATGCTCAAGAATCAACTATAGAGGCATCAGGAGATATTTTTATAACTGGAAAAGGAATATTTGCATCTAATATAAATAGTTTAAACAATATAGAATTTCTTCATGGAAACGCAATATGTAGAGGTGGACATATTAAAGCTAAAAACATAATTAAATCTAAAGTTATTGGAAGTGAAGCGGGATTTGCAACAAAATTAGAAGTAGATTCTAAAGGACATATATATGCAGATGTTGCTTATCAAAATACTGTGTTCATAGTTGGTAATAGAAGATATGTTTTGGACAAACCTTCAAAGAATATTCATGCTTATCTAAATAAAAATGGAGAGATTGAAATAGAAAAGTTTCTTTTATAG
- a CDS encoding pyridoxal phosphate-dependent aminotransferase: MKLSKKAQEINPSITLAITAKAKELKALGVDVVSFGAGEPDFNTPKNIMDAAIKAMEEGKTKYTPTNGVIELREAICDKFQRDNGLKYDPSQIVVSTGAKQSLANTFMAILNVGDEVIIPTPYWVSYPELVKLAGGIPVFVQNKEESNYKYTLEALNEVVTEKTKAIVLNSPNNPTGTIYTKDELIQIAEFAKKNNLMIISDEIYEKLIYDNETHISIASLSQDAYERTIVINGLSKSYAMTGWRIGYSASSQKIAKLMSAIQSHMTSNINSISQYAAIEALNGTQETIKDMVIEFEKRRNYMVNRISEIENISIIKPSGAFYVMVNVKECYGKKVNGKIISNSLDFASEILEIEKVAVIPGIAFGLDDYIRLSYATSMEIIKEGLDRIETFIKKCK, from the coding sequence ATGAAATTATCAAAAAAAGCACAAGAAATAAATCCATCAATTACCCTTGCAATTACGGCAAAGGCAAAGGAATTGAAAGCTTTAGGTGTTGATGTAGTAAGTTTTGGAGCAGGTGAACCAGATTTTAATACTCCTAAAAATATTATGGATGCAGCTATAAAAGCGATGGAGGAAGGGAAAACAAAATATACTCCAACAAATGGGGTAATAGAACTTAGAGAAGCTATTTGTGATAAATTTCAAAGAGATAATGGATTAAAATATGATCCTTCACAAATAGTAGTTTCAACAGGGGCAAAGCAAAGTTTAGCTAATACATTTATGGCTATATTAAATGTAGGTGATGAGGTTATAATACCCACTCCTTATTGGGTTAGTTATCCAGAGTTAGTTAAGTTAGCTGGAGGAATTCCAGTTTTTGTGCAAAATAAAGAAGAGTCAAATTATAAATATACTTTAGAGGCTTTAAATGAAGTTGTAACAGAAAAGACTAAAGCTATAGTTTTAAATAGTCCTAATAATCCAACAGGAACTATATATACTAAAGATGAACTTATTCAAATTGCTGAATTTGCAAAGAAAAATAATTTGATGATTATATCAGATGAGATATATGAGAAATTAATATATGATAATGAAACTCATATAAGCATAGCATCATTATCACAGGATGCGTATGAAAGAACTATAGTTATAAATGGTCTTTCAAAATCCTATGCTATGACTGGATGGAGGATAGGTTATTCAGCATCTAGTCAAAAGATTGCAAAGCTTATGAGTGCTATACAAAGTCATATGACTTCAAATATTAATTCTATATCACAATATGCAGCAATAGAAGCATTAAATGGAACTCAAGAAACAATAAAAGATATGGTTATAGAATTTGAAAAAAGACGAAATTATATGGTTAATAGAATATCAGAAATAGAAAATATATCAATTATAAAACCTAGTGGGGCTTTTTATGTTATGGTAAATGTAAAAGAATGTTATGGTAAAAAGGTTAATGGGAAAATCATAAGTAATTCTTTAGATTTTGCATCAGAAATTTTAGAAATTGAAAAGGTAGCTGTTATTCCAGGTATAGCATTTGGATTAGATGATTATATTAGATTATCATATGCAACATCAATGGAAATAATAAAAGAGGGATTAGATAGAATAGAAACTTTTATTAAAAAATGCAAATAA
- a CDS encoding chemotaxis protein CheW, with translation MQFVVFKLGKEHFAVETEKIQSINDMMSITKVPKSPIYIKGLINLRGSIKSLVDINLLLNINSNKQQNNIIILKLDEEEIGIAVDEVEEVIDIDDNNLQQLESHNQGYLRGVIDLNGKLLTIIDIEKLLNQ, from the coding sequence ATGCAATTTGTAGTATTTAAATTAGGGAAAGAGCATTTTGCAGTTGAAACTGAAAAAATACAAAGTATAAATGATATGATGAGTATAACTAAAGTTCCTAAATCTCCTATATATATAAAAGGATTAATAAATTTAAGAGGAAGTATAAAGTCTTTAGTTGACATTAATTTATTACTAAATATAAATTCAAATAAACAGCAAAATAATATAATAATTTTAAAATTAGATGAAGAAGAGATTGGAATTGCAGTAGATGAAGTAGAAGAAGTTATAGATATAGATGACAACAATCTACAACAATTAGAATCTCATAATCAAGGGTATTTAAGAGGAGTAATTGACTTAAATGGTAAATTACTTACCATAATAGACATAGAAAAATTATTAAATCAATAA
- a CDS encoding chemotaxis protein CheA, giving the protein MDTSQYMNMFLEESMDNLQILNEALLDLEQEPNDIDKLNEIFRVAHTIKGMAATMGFNDIAELTHKMEDVLSNFREGKLEVTQDVVTILFDCLDTLEKMVTNIEEGNDEIVDIKSIINSLQKISASESNKSEKSIKIPESKNEIDIKLNEYDLSIIKQALQNTFNVVNIEVTLSEETLLKSARAFLIVQELENHGEIIKSIPSTEDIESEQFDSKLTFTIITRNEEEEIKNVVSNISEVIEVITSSIKLEDIAIDEQTSPEEVKSEKAPEIKAKEVSKPSTSEKRSEKKKDVKKGHQSVRVDLERIDKLMNMVSELVIYRTRLEQIVIDDKSQELVETLEQVERTTSDLQDLVMKIRMLPLDVVFNRFPRMIRDLSVELDKDIKFIVEGAETELDRTVIDEIGEPLIHLLRNAADHGIESKEERIASGKSKEGTIKLVAYQEGTKALIKVIDDGAGINVEKVKAKAQKVGINTDGLSDNDIRNLIFAQGFSTNEVVTDISGRGVGMDVVKTKIASLGGSVDVISGDGVGSTFVIKLPLTLQIIQALLVKVGEETFAISLGFIDKVIDYKKENIKKTNGKEVILYRDDVIPLIRLNERLGIENEESTRNFIIIVKVGEKTVGLLVDSLLGQQEIVIKPLGKTLNTLKEYIGATILGNGSVTLILDVAALI; this is encoded by the coding sequence ATGGATACATCTCAATATATGAATATGTTTTTAGAAGAGTCTATGGATAATTTACAAATTTTAAATGAAGCCTTGTTAGATTTAGAACAAGAGCCAAATGATATAGACAAACTAAATGAGATTTTTAGAGTTGCTCATACAATAAAAGGTATGGCTGCAACAATGGGATTTAATGATATCGCAGAATTAACCCATAAAATGGAAGATGTATTATCAAATTTCAGAGAAGGTAAGCTTGAGGTTACACAAGATGTTGTAACAATTTTATTTGATTGTTTAGATACATTGGAAAAGATGGTAACTAACATAGAAGAAGGTAATGATGAAATTGTTGATATAAAGAGTATAATTAATTCATTACAAAAAATATCAGCATCAGAATCAAATAAAAGCGAAAAAAGCATAAAAATACCTGAAAGTAAAAATGAAATAGATATTAAATTAAATGAATATGATTTATCTATTATAAAACAAGCGTTACAAAATACTTTTAATGTTGTAAATATAGAAGTAACATTAAGTGAAGAAACTTTATTAAAATCAGCTAGAGCTTTTTTAATTGTACAAGAATTAGAAAACCATGGGGAAATAATAAAGTCTATTCCATCTACTGAAGATATAGAAAGTGAACAATTTGACTCAAAGCTAACTTTTACAATTATTACCAGAAACGAAGAAGAGGAAATAAAAAATGTTGTAAGTAACATTTCAGAAGTTATTGAAGTAATAACTTCAAGTATTAAGTTAGAGGATATTGCTATTGATGAACAAACATCACCTGAAGAAGTAAAGAGTGAGAAGGCACCAGAAATAAAAGCAAAAGAAGTTTCTAAACCTTCAACAAGTGAAAAGAGATCAGAAAAGAAAAAAGATGTTAAAAAAGGACATCAGTCAGTAAGAGTAGACTTAGAAAGAATAGATAAGCTTATGAATATGGTGTCAGAGCTTGTTATATATAGAACTAGATTAGAACAAATAGTAATAGATGATAAATCACAAGAGTTAGTGGAAACTTTGGAACAGGTAGAAAGAACTACTTCTGATCTTCAGGATTTAGTTATGAAAATTAGAATGTTACCTTTAGACGTTGTATTTAATAGATTCCCAAGAATGATAAGAGATTTATCTGTAGAGTTAGATAAGGACATAAAGTTTATAGTTGAAGGTGCAGAAACTGAATTAGATAGAACTGTAATAGATGAAATTGGTGAACCATTAATACATCTATTAAGAAATGCAGCTGACCATGGAATAGAAAGTAAAGAAGAAAGAATAGCTAGTGGAAAATCTAAAGAAGGTACTATAAAATTAGTAGCATATCAAGAAGGAACTAAGGCATTAATAAAGGTTATAGATGATGGTGCCGGAATAAATGTTGAAAAAGTAAAAGCTAAAGCTCAAAAAGTTGGGATAAATACAGACGGTTTGAGTGATAATGATATAAGGAACCTTATATTTGCTCAAGGCTTTAGTACTAATGAAGTTGTAACAGATATATCTGGTAGAGGCGTAGGAATGGATGTTGTAAAAACCAAAATAGCTTCTCTAGGTGGATCAGTAGATGTTATAAGTGGAGATGGAGTTGGATCAACTTTTGTAATAAAACTTCCTTTAACATTACAAATTATTCAAGCTTTATTAGTAAAAGTAGGGGAAGAAACATTTGCGATATCATTAGGATTCATTGATAAAGTTATTGATTATAAAAAAGAAAATATCAAGAAAACTAATGGAAAAGAAGTTATTTTATATAGAGATGATGTAATTCCACTTATAAGATTAAATGAACGTCTTGGAATTGAGAATGAAGAATCAACAAGAAACTTTATTATAATAGTAAAAGTTGGAGAAAAAACTGTTGGTCTTCTTGTAGATTCACTATTAGGACAACAAGAAATAGTTATAAAGCCTTTAGGTAAAACATTAAATACATTAAAAGAATATATTGGAGCCACAATATTAGGGAATGGTTCAGTAACATTGATTTTAGATGTAGCGGCACTTATATAA
- a CDS encoding aminotransferase class IV: MEAINEFYLEDGNLQSIENYTEDTKEKERIIYEVLRVIDGTPLFLEEHIDRMKNTFDHMQKSFMYTYEKIEEFTTSLIKANKIKEGNIKITFDIKTDTMKVYSIKHSYPTKEMYSNGVETILYYGERVNPNAKVVDSDFRKKVSEEIESSKVFEAILVDNQGYITEGSKSNIFMIKDNTLITSKTEKVLPGVTRQKILEIARKNNINIQEKNVLDKELNKFQAMFISGTSPKILPISKIGGIDMDINNEIISILKIKFDELIKEYIENKKI, from the coding sequence ATGGAAGCGATAAATGAGTTTTACTTAGAAGATGGGAACCTGCAAAGTATAGAAAACTATACTGAAGATACTAAGGAAAAGGAAAGAATTATCTATGAGGTTTTAAGAGTAATAGATGGAACCCCTCTATTTTTAGAAGAACATATAGACAGGATGAAAAATACTTTCGATCATATGCAGAAAAGTTTTATGTATACATATGAAAAAATAGAGGAGTTTACTACTAGTTTAATAAAAGCTAATAAAATAAAAGAGGGAAATATAAAGATAACATTTGATATAAAAACGGATACTATGAAGGTATACTCTATTAAACATAGTTATCCTACAAAAGAAATGTATTCAAATGGTGTTGAAACTATTCTTTACTATGGTGAGAGAGTTAATCCAAATGCAAAAGTAGTAGATTCGGATTTTAGAAAGAAAGTAAGTGAAGAAATAGAGAGTTCAAAGGTTTTTGAAGCTATACTAGTTGATAATCAGGGATATATAACAGAAGGAAGTAAGTCAAATATATTTATGATTAAAGATAATACTCTAATTACATCTAAGACAGAAAAGGTACTACCAGGAGTAACAAGACAAAAAATATTAGAGATAGCAAGAAAAAATAATATAAATATACAAGAAAAAAATGTTTTAGATAAGGAATTGAATAAATTTCAAGCTATGTTCATATCAGGAACTTCACCAAAGATATTACCAATATCTAAAATTGGGGGTATAGATATGGATATTAATAACGAAATAATTAGTATACTAAAGATTAAATTTGATGAGTTAATAAAAGAATATATAGAAAATAAAAAAATATAA
- a CDS encoding response regulator, with protein sequence MAKVLIVDDAAFMRMMVKDILQKNGFEVVGEACNGIEAVDLYKKENPDVVTMDITMPDMDGIEAVKAIKEFDPSAKVVMCSAMGQQSMVMDAIKAGAKDFIVKPFQADRVLEAINKVLG encoded by the coding sequence ATGGCAAAAGTATTAATCGTTGATGATGCAGCATTTATGAGAATGATGGTAAAGGATATACTTCAAAAGAATGGATTTGAAGTTGTAGGAGAAGCGTGTAATGGAATAGAAGCGGTGGATTTATATAAAAAAGAAAACCCAGATGTTGTTACAATGGATATAACAATGCCAGATATGGATGGAATAGAAGCTGTTAAGGCTATAAAAGAGTTTGATCCAAGTGCTAAAGTAGTTATGTGTTCTGCAATGGGACAACAATCAATGGTTATGGATGCCATAAAAGCAGGAGCAAAAGATTTTATAGTAAAGCCATTCCAAGCAGATAGAGTGTTAGAGGCTATAAATAAGGTACTAGGTTAA
- a CDS encoding CheR family methyltransferase produces MDFNDFHQWVFKELGVNLNAYKPEQLNRRINSLMSRIGVKSLEEYKTILTKDKEQRERFLDFITINVTEFFRNPEIFKQLETAVKDNLLNKDSKIKVWSAACSIGCEPYSLGIILKELNPYGKNTILATDIDKTILGKAKLGEYNSSEIKNVSKEYINKYFKKVEDKYIIEPSIKSMITFKNHDLIVDTYEKDFDLIVCRNVVIYFKNDVKNQIFERFSNSLKKGGLLFIGATESIYNYRDYGLEKVSTFIYKKCKGGI; encoded by the coding sequence ATGGATTTTAACGATTTTCATCAGTGGGTTTTTAAAGAACTTGGAGTGAATTTAAATGCGTATAAGCCAGAACAATTAAATAGAAGAATAAATAGTTTAATGTCTAGAATTGGTGTTAAATCATTAGAAGAGTATAAAACTATTCTAACGAAAGACAAAGAACAAAGAGAAAGATTTTTAGATTTTATTACTATTAATGTTACAGAGTTTTTTAGAAATCCAGAAATATTTAAACAATTAGAAACAGCAGTAAAAGATAACCTTTTAAATAAAGATTCTAAAATAAAGGTTTGGAGTGCAGCTTGCTCCATAGGTTGTGAGCCATATAGTTTAGGAATTATCTTAAAAGAATTAAATCCTTATGGTAAAAATACTATATTGGCAACAGATATTGATAAGACAATTTTAGGAAAAGCAAAATTAGGTGAATATAATTCATCAGAAATAAAAAATGTAAGTAAAGAATACATAAACAAATATTTTAAAAAGGTTGAAGATAAATATATTATAGAACCTAGTATAAAATCCATGATAACTTTTAAGAATCATGATTTGATAGTAGATACTTATGAAAAAGATTTTGATCTTATAGTTTGTAGAAATGTAGTTATATACTTTAAAAATGACGTGAAGAATCAAATATTTGAAAGATTTAGTAATTCACTTAAAAAGGGTGGTCTGCTTTTTATAGGAGCTACTGAAAGTATATATAATTATAGAGACTATGGTTTAGAAAAGGTATCTACATTTATATATAAAAAATGTAAGGGGGGGATTTGA
- a CDS encoding chemoreceptor glutamine deamidase CheD, with translation MQEKNEVRVGIADYSIISAPGSIITMGLGSCIGIALYDRTKKIAGLVHIMLPDSTQFKSITNPMKYADLAVPALLDKMIKSGCAKKNIVAKIAGGASMFNFTDKKIISDVGKRNIEATKNVISLIGISLISEDVGGNKGRTMILDAENGLVKIRCVGAYIKEI, from the coding sequence ATGCAAGAGAAGAATGAGGTTAGAGTTGGAATTGCAGATTACTCAATTATCTCGGCTCCAGGAAGTATAATTACTATGGGACTTGGTTCTTGTATCGGAATAGCACTTTATGATAGAACAAAGAAAATTGCAGGTTTAGTTCATATAATGCTTCCAGATAGTACTCAATTTAAAAGCATAACAAATCCAATGAAATATGCTGATTTAGCAGTACCGGCTTTATTAGATAAAATGATAAAATCAGGATGTGCTAAAAAAAATATAGTTGCAAAAATAGCAGGTGGAGCATCTATGTTTAATTTTACAGATAAAAAAATAATAAGTGATGTAGGAAAAAGAAACATAGAAGCAACAAAAAATGTAATAAGTTTAATAGGGATTTCCTTAATTTCTGAAGATGTAGGAGGAAATAAGGGAAGAACTATGATATTAGATGCAGAGAATGGCTTAGTAAAGATTCGATGCGTAGGGGCATATATAAAAGAAATTTAA
- a CDS encoding HAD-IB family hydrolase — translation MDKLAIFDVDYTITRKETLMELYKYMIYKDKKNIKFLPRALYSGVMYMAKVYDERMVKEKFLKFIDGIDEGELALLVKEFYKDRLSKIIYKDALNMMKNLKKQGYKVYLISASPEFYLRELYNIDSVDMIIGTRFLFEEGKFIRKMDGANCKGEEKVRRLKEVLKKENLNIDFKNSYMFSDSLSDKPLLDLVGKPYLINYKKEHEFEILKWN, via the coding sequence ATGGATAAATTAGCAATATTTGATGTAGACTATACAATAACTAGAAAAGAGACCTTAATGGAACTTTATAAATATATGATATATAAAGATAAAAAAAATATTAAGTTTCTTCCTAGAGCATTATATAGTGGAGTGATGTATATGGCAAAAGTATATGATGAAAGAATGGTTAAGGAAAAATTTCTAAAATTTATCGATGGAATTGATGAAGGTGAGTTAGCTTTACTAGTTAAGGAGTTTTATAAAGATAGATTAAGTAAAATCATATATAAAGATGCTTTAAATATGATGAAGAATTTAAAGAAACAAGGATATAAAGTCTATTTGATATCAGCTTCTCCTGAATTTTATTTAAGAGAGCTATATAATATAGATAGCGTTGATATGATTATAGGAACTAGATTTTTATTTGAAGAAGGTAAGTTTATAAGAAAAATGGATGGTGCTAATTGTAAGGGGGAAGAGAAAGTAAGGAGACTAAAAGAAGTTTTAAAAAAGGAAAACTTAAATATAGATTTTAAGAATTCTTATATGTTTTCAGACTCTTTATCAGATAAACCTTTATTAGATTTAGTTGGCAAACCGTATTTAATAAATTATAAGAAAGAACACGAATTTGAAATATTAAAATGGAATTAA
- a CDS encoding chemotaxis protein CheC has product MNYKELTSIQLDALREVSNIGAGNSATALSVLLGSKIDMSVPNINIIGFEELFNQYEENEVVAVLVKVLDDIEGSLLYVFETDSALNIISRLCRDKKSLDEMGASVIAEVGNIIASSFMNAISNFINIKATVSVPAIANDMLSAILVSTFVDAGQYNEYILDIETLFSGDDSSNIKGNLYYVPAPGSLEKILESLGIG; this is encoded by the coding sequence ATGAATTACAAAGAATTAACATCGATACAATTAGATGCTTTAAGAGAAGTTTCAAATATAGGAGCTGGTAATTCAGCAACAGCTTTATCGGTGTTATTAGGTAGTAAAATAGATATGTCAGTACCCAATATTAATATCATAGGGTTTGAAGAGTTATTCAATCAATATGAAGAAAATGAAGTAGTTGCAGTTTTAGTTAAAGTATTAGATGATATTGAAGGAAGTCTTTTATATGTTTTTGAAACAGATAGTGCATTAAATATTATTTCTAGATTATGTAGAGATAAAAAAAGTTTAGATGAAATGGGGGCTTCTGTTATAGCCGAAGTAGGTAATATAATAGCATCTTCATTTATGAATGCAATATCAAATTTTATTAACATTAAGGCTACAGTATCAGTTCCGGCAATAGCTAATGATATGCTAAGTGCAATACTTGTATCTACATTTGTAGATGCAGGACAGTATAATGAGTATATTTTAGACATAGAAACATTATTTTCAGGAGATGATAGTAGTAATATAAAAGGAAATTTATATTATGTACCAGCTCCTGGATCTTTAGAAAAAATATTAGAATCTTTAGGAATAGGATAA